The following is a genomic window from Pseudomonas promysalinigenes.
ACGTAGTGGTCCATCAGCACGACGCCGAACAACGGTGCGAACACCGAGCCGATCAACAGCAGGAAGTTCTCGTACTGGGCCAATGGCGCCAGCAGGGCGATCAAGGTGCACAGCACGCCGATAGCCAACGCCAGGTGCTCTACCTTGAGCGGCAGCAACACACCAGTTGAAACAGCCGCCGAGTGAATGTCGGCGAAGGCTTTTTCCGACTCGTCCAGCAAAATCAGCAGCAGCGGTATACCCATGCCCGCGCCTGCCAGGGCAAGCAGCAGCGCATTGACCTCACCACTGGCGGCAAATGCCAGGGTGTAGGCCACGCCCAGGCTCATCAGCCAGGTGTTGCCGATGAAATAGCCAACCACGGTGCCACCGAACACATGCTTGCCATTGCGCGCGAAGCGCGAGTAGTCAGCAATCAGCGGCAACCACGAAAGCGGCATGGCGATGGCGATGTCGAAGCCCACGGCCAGGGACATCGAACCGTCCCCGGCGCGGTTCCACAATTGCCCAAGGTCGGCCTTGGCGAACAGGTTCCAGGTCAGCCACAGGCACGCCCCCAGCAACAGCCAGATCCCCCAGGCGCGCAACACCTTGCGCACGAACGCCAAGGGCCCGCTGACCGCCAACAAGGTGGCCAAGGCGCCGAAGCACAGGGTCCAGAGCATCGGGCTGTTCCAGGCACTGTCTTCACCGAATGCCCGCGCGCCCAGCAGGCTTGCGGCATCGCGCATGACGATGATCTCGAAGGCTCCCCAACCCACCAATTGCAGCAGGTTGAGCAGAGCCGGAAGGCGTGCGCCGTGGCGGCCCAGGCTCAGTTTCAGGGTACCCATGGCCGACAGGCCGGTGTCGCTGCCGATGACACCGGCAGCCCCCAGCAGCAGCACACCGACACCGGTGCCCAAGGCAATGGCCAGCACCGCGCCGGCAAGGCCCAGCCCAGGCGCCAGCATGGCGCCGACCTGTAGCACCATCAGGCCGATGCCCAGGGAGAACCATAGCGAGAAAAGGTCACGGGCACCGAAGATGCGTTGGTGGGTGGGGACCGGGTGGTCGGGGGAAAATTGGCTTGGGGTGGTCATTGTTGTGATCGCCGAAAGTGTTGAGGTATTTGCTGAGCCGGCAGGCCTGTTCGCGGGGTCACCCACGAAGAGCCGGCCGGTTCGAGGCAGCTATAAAGCCAGTTACACCTTGTGATAAAGCTGGCTGCCTTCCTGGCGGAACCGCTCGGCCTGCTCACGCATGCCTTGCTCGACCGTCACATCGACGGTTTCGATCTTGGCGGCGTATTCACGCACTTCCTGGGTGATTTTCATCGAACAGAACTTAGGCCCGCACATCGAGCAGAAGTGGGCGACCTTGGCCGATTCCTTTGGCAGGGTTTCGTCGTGGAAAGCTCGCGCGGTGTCTGGGTCCAGGCCGAGGTTGAACTGGTCTTCCCAGCGGAACTCGAAACGCGCCTTGGACAAAGCGTTGTCGCGGATCTGCGCACCAGGGTGGCCTTTGGCGAGATCCGCGGCGTGGGCGGCGATCTTGTAAGTGATGATGCCGGTTTTCACATCATCCTTGTTCGGCAGGCCCAGGTGCTCTTTGGGGGTGACATAGCAGAGCATGGCACAGCCAAACCAGCCGATCATGGCCGCACCAATACCCGAGGTGA
Proteins encoded in this region:
- the cytX gene encoding putative hydroxymethylpyrimidine transporter CytX; amino-acid sequence: MTTPSQFSPDHPVPTHQRIFGARDLFSLWFSLGIGLMVLQVGAMLAPGLGLAGAVLAIALGTGVGVLLLGAAGVIGSDTGLSAMGTLKLSLGRHGARLPALLNLLQLVGWGAFEIIVMRDAASLLGARAFGEDSAWNSPMLWTLCFGALATLLAVSGPLAFVRKVLRAWGIWLLLGACLWLTWNLFAKADLGQLWNRAGDGSMSLAVGFDIAIAMPLSWLPLIADYSRFARNGKHVFGGTVVGYFIGNTWLMSLGVAYTLAFAASGEVNALLLALAGAGMGIPLLLILLDESEKAFADIHSAAVSTGVLLPLKVEHLALAIGVLCTLIALLAPLAQYENFLLLIGSVFAPLFGVVLMDHYVIRRRRLPAQVEGLHWQALVAWVVGVVAYHLIAAKAPELGATLPALLLAGSLHGLLSFSRGREIARA